A single region of the Chitinophaga niabensis genome encodes:
- a CDS encoding DUF4133 domain-containing protein yields MSTVYQVNKGINRSIEFKGIKAQYIIYLAVGLVTLLLLFTILYVVGVSTYMCMAIIIPTAAIFYTVIQRISKKYGEHGLTNYFSRKRLPSSIQTKTRNIFFQLSEIENEEEKELGRSASNL; encoded by the coding sequence ATGTCAACTGTATATCAGGTTAATAAGGGGATCAATCGTAGTATAGAGTTTAAAGGCATTAAAGCCCAGTATATAATATACCTGGCAGTTGGATTAGTTACTTTATTACTCCTCTTTACAATTTTGTATGTTGTTGGTGTTAGTACCTACATGTGCATGGCTATTATAATCCCTACTGCGGCTATATTTTATACTGTTATACAACGAATAAGTAAAAAGTATGGAGAACATGGATTGACTAATTATTTTTCCCGAAAAAGATTACCATCTAGCATTCAAACAAAAACAAGGAACATATTTTTTCAATTAAGTGAGATAGAAAATGAAGAAGAAAAGGAGCTTGGAAGAAGTGCTTCCAATTTATAA
- a CDS encoding antitoxin Xre/MbcA/ParS toxin-binding domain-containing protein, which yields MARRKRERIIANNEVRLFSNYEQVATLHTVSFTVKETFVRAGIMKEQLTCLKNVLALDYFTLSCMLAITERTIHMKKEDETFSHIISDRIMGIAELYGYGYKVFSDGERFNTWMKLPNRYFHGRTPIELMDTQVGAQKVKDEIRRFEVGTF from the coding sequence ATGGCAAGAAGAAAAAGAGAACGCATTATAGCGAATAATGAAGTTAGATTATTCAGTAATTACGAACAAGTTGCCACTCTACATACAGTTTCGTTTACAGTAAAGGAAACCTTTGTGAGAGCAGGAATAATGAAGGAACAGTTGACTTGTTTAAAGAATGTACTGGCATTAGATTACTTTACTTTAAGTTGCATGTTGGCGATTACAGAACGTACGATTCATATGAAAAAGGAAGATGAAACTTTCAGTCATATTATTAGTGATCGGATCATGGGCATTGCGGAGTTATATGGTTATGGTTATAAGGTCTTTAGCGATGGAGAACGTTTTAATACCTGGATGAAATTGCCGAACAGGTATTTCCATGGTAGAACCCCCATTGAGTTGATGGATACTCAGGTAGGTGCCCAAAAGGTAAAAGATGAAATTCGCCGTTTTGAGGTAGGCACATTCTAA
- a CDS encoding TraG family conjugative transposon ATPase has translation MVRSYYEQGTHIVLIDIGHSYRGLCEMVNGYYFCYEEKNPIQFNPFYLEEGDTLDTERKESIKTMILALWKKDDEHFTRSEYVAISDSIQLYYDYLSNNPELFPCFNSYYEFVQDHFTVKLKSENVKDKDFDIGNFLYVLRPYYGNGEFGFLLNAKKNLDLLHQRLIVFELDNISGHAVLLPIVTLIIMSVFVSKMRRLRGTRKMILIEEAWKAISKGGMAGYMRYLVKTVRKYFGETCFVSQEAEDVANNPIVKDAIINNSDCKILLDQTKYINKFDSVQQLLGLTDKEKTLILSLNKANDPSKKYKEVFISLGGTVSKVYRTEVSLEEYLCYTTEEKEKIKVQEYARKYGSIQKGIAMLAQDIRQGNIAA, from the coding sequence ATGGTAAGGAGCTATTATGAACAAGGAACCCATATTGTTTTAATTGATATTGGCCATAGTTACCGTGGATTGTGTGAAATGGTCAATGGGTATTATTTCTGCTATGAGGAAAAAAATCCTATACAGTTTAATCCATTTTACCTGGAAGAAGGGGATACGCTTGATACAGAAAGGAAAGAGAGTATAAAAACAATGATCCTGGCATTGTGGAAGAAAGACGATGAACACTTTACCAGATCAGAATACGTAGCTATTTCAGACTCAATACAACTGTATTACGATTATCTATCAAATAACCCTGAGTTATTTCCCTGTTTCAATAGTTATTACGAGTTCGTTCAGGATCATTTCACTGTAAAATTGAAAAGTGAAAATGTCAAAGATAAAGATTTTGACATTGGTAATTTCTTATACGTATTGCGGCCCTATTACGGAAACGGTGAGTTTGGGTTTCTTCTGAATGCAAAGAAAAATTTAGATCTACTTCACCAACGATTAATTGTATTTGAACTTGATAATATAAGCGGGCACGCTGTACTCCTTCCAATTGTGACATTAATTATAATGTCCGTTTTCGTCTCCAAAATGAGAAGATTACGAGGAACAAGGAAGATGATTTTAATTGAAGAAGCATGGAAGGCTATTTCCAAAGGTGGAATGGCTGGATATATGCGATACCTGGTAAAGACTGTTCGTAAATATTTTGGAGAGACATGTTTTGTTAGCCAGGAAGCGGAGGATGTTGCAAACAACCCAATTGTTAAAGATGCAATCATCAATAATTCAGACTGTAAAATTTTACTTGATCAAACTAAATATATAAACAAGTTCGATAGTGTTCAGCAACTTCTTGGATTAACTGATAAGGAAAAAACGCTTATTCTCTCGCTAAACAAAGCCAATGATCCATCAAAGAAATATAAGGAAGTGTTTATAAGTCTTGGTGGTACTGTATCTAAAGTATATAGAACTGAAGTTTCATTGGAGGAATATTTATGCTATACGACTGAAGAAAAGGAGAAAATTAAAGTACAGGAATATGCTAGAAAGTATGGCAGTATTCAAAAAGGAATTGCAATGTTGGCACAGGATATTCGGCAGGGAAATATTGCTGCGTAA
- a CDS encoding DUF4134 domain-containing protein, with the protein MKVRGAKWLMGKFCLLSLFVLLLCSVGIAQDGVKGIEKATELMGQYFKAGVTLLYIIGAVVGLIGAIKVYGKWSSGDSDTSKAAASWFGACIFLVIVATALKSFFGIT; encoded by the coding sequence ATGAAAGTGAGAGGAGCCAAGTGGCTCATGGGAAAGTTTTGCCTATTATCTCTATTTGTTTTATTACTGTGCTCTGTTGGAATTGCACAAGATGGGGTAAAAGGTATTGAGAAGGCAACTGAGTTAATGGGACAATATTTTAAGGCGGGCGTTACATTGCTTTATATTATTGGAGCAGTTGTTGGACTAATTGGAGCTATAAAAGTTTACGGAAAATGGTCGTCCGGAGATAGTGATACCTCAAAAGCTGCCGCAAGCTGGTTTGGAGCATGCATATTTTTAGTGATTGTAGCTACCGCCTTAAAATCATTTTTCGGAATTACCTAA
- the traK gene encoding conjugative transposon protein TraK, producing the protein MFQQFKNIDSAFQLTRVLSIIALAGSIILNVSLAYIDYKEDKDRENRVYVIANGKLFEAFAEDRGRYWPIEIKDHVESFHHDFFTIEPDWDDIVKGINKALYLADNSAANEYSNLKESGYYNSFVSANARQVVEHDKVEINMDVSPWHFKYTGRLVIKRSTTEVARSLITEGTLKIVKPTDNNPHGLKIGNWRILENKDVSLSK; encoded by the coding sequence ATGTTTCAACAATTTAAAAATATTGATTCTGCTTTTCAACTTACCCGAGTATTATCTATTATAGCCTTAGCTGGTAGTATTATTCTAAATGTCTCATTGGCCTATATAGATTATAAAGAAGATAAAGACAGGGAAAACAGGGTATATGTTATAGCAAATGGAAAGTTGTTTGAAGCATTTGCAGAAGATAGGGGGAGGTATTGGCCTATCGAAATTAAAGATCATGTAGAATCTTTTCACCATGATTTTTTTACTATTGAACCTGATTGGGATGATATTGTAAAGGGAATTAATAAGGCCCTTTACCTGGCAGATAACTCAGCAGCAAATGAGTATTCTAATTTAAAAGAAAGCGGTTATTACAACTCCTTTGTATCTGCAAATGCACGCCAAGTAGTAGAACATGATAAAGTCGAAATAAACATGGATGTTTCTCCTTGGCACTTTAAATATACCGGAAGGCTTGTAATAAAACGCTCAACTACAGAAGTAGCAAGATCGTTAATAACAGAAGGTACCCTAAAGATTGTTAAGCCTACTGATAATAACCCACACGGATTAAAAATTGGAAATTGGAGGATACTGGAAAATAAGGATGTTTCTCTTTCAAAATGA
- the traJ gene encoding conjugative transposon protein TraJ → MKSKIVIGFILIFILAFPIVGQCQFLEGQLGKYHDILYRLYKEMIPMAKDLLVVSQAVGAFGALWFIGVRVLKHLAAAEPIDFFPLVKPIVVTILISIYPVVLGVMNGVLSPTVIATKEMVKKSNNPVAVLLEQRQKAIEENKEWQDLVGGIGSSNEEWDKYNQQHDEKGESSLGSAFTFSLSIIHHSINVIIKLFVSFLLQILYFAAAICIDSMRTFILLLLSILGPFVLCLSIYDGFQHILPIWIARYVNVYLWLPIANLMGSMIGKIQAEMLKMDLKDMFEGNIPSFGQTDVLYLIFLVVGIVGYFCIPSISNYIVHAAGANTIVSKTNSLILTAGSMAITGGTTASGGGATATAGSGSMSSSNYGNDLYTSSMADAANSEPYHKEGGYNYSKLSGDK, encoded by the coding sequence ATGAAGTCTAAAATAGTAATTGGATTTATATTGATTTTTATTCTTGCTTTTCCCATTGTTGGCCAATGCCAGTTTTTAGAAGGGCAATTGGGTAAGTATCATGATATACTTTATCGGTTATATAAGGAAATGATTCCTATGGCCAAGGATTTACTTGTTGTTTCTCAGGCCGTTGGAGCATTTGGTGCATTATGGTTCATTGGTGTAAGAGTTTTGAAGCATTTAGCTGCTGCTGAACCCATAGATTTCTTCCCTTTGGTAAAACCTATAGTAGTTACCATACTCATTTCAATTTATCCCGTAGTATTGGGAGTTATGAATGGCGTTTTATCTCCTACTGTTATTGCAACAAAAGAGATGGTCAAAAAGTCAAACAATCCTGTTGCAGTGTTATTGGAACAAAGACAGAAAGCAATTGAGGAAAATAAAGAATGGCAAGATCTTGTAGGAGGAATTGGTAGTAGTAATGAGGAGTGGGATAAGTATAACCAACAGCATGATGAAAAGGGAGAATCTTCATTAGGAAGTGCATTTACTTTCTCCTTATCTATTATTCATCATTCGATCAACGTAATCATAAAACTTTTTGTATCCTTTTTATTACAAATATTGTATTTCGCTGCGGCTATTTGTATCGATTCAATGCGAACATTCATTTTGTTATTACTATCTATACTTGGACCGTTTGTATTGTGTTTAAGCATATACGATGGATTCCAGCATATATTACCTATTTGGATTGCTAGATATGTTAATGTTTATCTATGGCTGCCAATTGCAAATCTTATGGGTTCAATGATTGGAAAGATACAAGCTGAAATGTTAAAAATGGATTTGAAGGACATGTTCGAGGGTAATATTCCAAGTTTTGGTCAAACTGATGTACTCTACCTTATATTTCTTGTTGTTGGAATAGTTGGATATTTCTGTATTCCTAGTATCTCCAATTATATAGTGCATGCAGCTGGTGCCAATACAATTGTATCTAAAACAAATTCTTTAATTCTAACGGCTGGTAGTATGGCTATAACCGGTGGAACTACTGCCTCTGGTGGAGGAGCTACTGCTACAGCTGGTTCAGGTAGTATGAGTAGTTCGAATTACGGTAATGACCTCTATACTTCATCAATGGCAGATGCTGCTAACTCTGAGCCATATCATAAAGAGGGGGGATATAATTATTCCAAATTATCTGGAGACAAATAA
- a CDS encoding Crp/Fnr family transcriptional regulator — protein sequence MHKTIQSLKEKPPLFSEENIQQMYTALYKMMIQYYPPIANERELLEVILASTNIEFFKKRQVMIDYNQVCRNCYFAVKGLVRSIHIQDGIEKTQWFMAEQDIIIAVYSFFNQTPAEERLVALEDTICISLNFDKLEEIYLKFPVFNGVGRKLTEYYYQLAFDRTTWVTLSAKERYERLLDSPVYGRFINRVPLAALASYLGIDKATLSRIRTDINKKR from the coding sequence ATGCACAAGACAATTCAATCTTTAAAAGAGAAACCACCGCTATTCTCCGAAGAGAACATACAACAAATGTACACTGCCTTATATAAAATGATGATTCAATATTACCCGCCAATTGCTAATGAAAGGGAATTGCTGGAAGTAATATTAGCTTCAACAAATATCGAGTTTTTTAAAAAGCGACAGGTAATGATTGATTATAACCAGGTGTGCAGAAACTGCTATTTCGCCGTAAAAGGATTGGTAAGATCTATCCATATACAAGATGGCATTGAAAAGACTCAATGGTTTATGGCCGAACAAGATATAATAATAGCAGTCTATAGTTTTTTTAATCAAACACCTGCGGAAGAAAGGTTAGTGGCCTTAGAAGATACAATTTGCATTTCGCTAAACTTTGATAAGCTGGAAGAGATATACCTGAAATTTCCTGTCTTTAATGGCGTGGGAAGAAAACTAACAGAATATTACTATCAGTTAGCATTCGACCGGACCACCTGGGTAACATTATCTGCTAAGGAAAGGTATGAAAGGTTATTAGATAGTCCTGTATATGGTCGGTTTATCAATAGAGTTCCTTTAGCGGCATTGGCTAGTTACTTAGGAATAGATAAAGCTACGCTTAGCCGTATACGAACTGATATAAATAAAAAACGATGA
- a CDS encoding conjugal transfer protein TraI, whose protein sequence is MYSKQASSQVVVIEAIKVVAKKVIRAMDLQIQRIQNRTIDLQNIQRQIENVLSKLKLDEIAQWTEKQKELYKEYFDELWRIKSILRYYQEFKDIVDKQKQLFNEYKRAYEIVGRDTKFSEEELEYIYNVYSGILNSSIETVNDILLIMESFSVRMSDAERLKIISDTNLALDKYLADLRKFNQRNRLLSLQRAKSEKELEIVKRMYDWK, encoded by the coding sequence TTGTACTCAAAACAGGCTTCTTCTCAGGTTGTTGTCATCGAAGCAATAAAGGTAGTTGCAAAAAAGGTAATCAGGGCGATGGATCTGCAGATTCAAAGAATTCAGAATAGGACAATTGATTTGCAGAATATTCAAAGACAGATTGAAAATGTCCTTTCAAAGCTTAAGCTGGATGAAATTGCGCAATGGACTGAAAAGCAAAAAGAACTGTACAAAGAATATTTTGATGAATTATGGAGGATAAAGTCAATCCTTAGGTATTACCAGGAGTTCAAAGATATTGTAGATAAACAGAAACAGCTTTTTAATGAGTATAAAAGGGCTTATGAGATAGTAGGCCGTGATACTAAATTTAGTGAAGAAGAATTAGAGTATATATACAATGTTTACTCAGGAATTTTGAATTCCAGTATCGAAACAGTAAATGATATCTTACTGATTATGGAATCTTTCAGTGTACGAATGTCTGATGCAGAACGATTAAAAATTATTAGTGATACAAATTTAGCCTTGGACAAGTATTTAGCAGACTTGAGAAAGTTTAATCAACGGAACCGGTTACTGAGCCTTCAACGTGCTAAATCAGAGAAGGAACTTGAGATTGTCAAAAGAATGTATGATTGGAAATAG
- a CDS encoding TraG family conjugative transposon ATPase: MKKKRSLEEVLPIYKVENNCILSRTGDVTIAFEVTLPELFTLSIDDYEALHFTWVKAIRLLPAHSILHKQDWFVRSKYKSNFDNPDLTFLSRSSELNFNERPYYSHQCYLYLTKRSASQRTSSSLTSSLIKFNLSTEQSINNRELSEFMDKAGQFIKILEDCSFIKTRRLSTEELVGSVGSAGLIERYCFLLGKDEMPLIRDIDFSGQLKVGDLHTKIFTLADINDLPSLCGPRCNYEKYSTDKTKFSVSFAAPLGHLLNCNHIYNQYITINDVQQTLKKMESKRLRLHSLSAYSRENSLSRDAVNQFLNEAISQQRLPVKAHFNIVSWTDNKSQLKEIRNNISSSLAQMDAVAKEETIISPQLFFAGIPGGSGYLPLHETFDSFAEQASCFFTQETSYRSSLSPVGIRLGDRLSGIPIHVDISDEPILKGICTNRNKFILGPSLCRVIQ; this comes from the coding sequence ATGAAGAAGAAAAGGAGCTTGGAAGAAGTGCTTCCAATTTATAAAGTTGAAAATAATTGTATTTTATCCAGGACTGGAGATGTTACTATTGCTTTTGAAGTTACTTTGCCAGAATTATTCACGCTGTCCATTGATGATTATGAGGCATTACACTTTACGTGGGTAAAAGCTATCCGATTATTACCTGCCCATTCAATACTGCATAAACAGGACTGGTTTGTTAGATCAAAATACAAATCCAATTTTGATAACCCTGATCTAACCTTTTTATCAAGAAGCAGTGAACTAAATTTTAATGAAAGGCCTTATTATAGCCATCAATGCTATCTTTATCTTACTAAAAGATCTGCAAGTCAAAGAACTTCCAGTTCCTTAACAAGCTCCTTAATTAAATTCAACCTATCCACAGAGCAATCCATTAATAACCGGGAGTTATCAGAATTCATGGATAAGGCAGGACAATTCATTAAAATATTAGAAGATTGTTCTTTTATCAAAACGAGACGACTTTCAACGGAAGAATTGGTAGGTAGCGTTGGTAGTGCTGGGTTGATAGAAAGATATTGCTTTTTGTTAGGAAAAGATGAAATGCCCCTAATTCGAGACATTGATTTTTCTGGGCAATTGAAAGTTGGAGATCTTCATACCAAGATTTTTACTTTGGCCGATATTAATGATTTGCCCTCTCTTTGCGGACCCAGATGCAATTACGAAAAGTACAGTACAGACAAGACGAAATTTTCAGTATCCTTCGCTGCCCCGCTTGGGCACTTGCTAAACTGTAATCATATTTACAACCAGTATATAACTATTAATGATGTTCAGCAAACTCTAAAGAAAATGGAGTCCAAAAGGTTGCGACTTCATTCATTATCTGCATACTCAAGGGAGAATAGCCTTAGTAGAGACGCTGTTAATCAATTTTTGAATGAGGCAATTTCTCAACAAAGGTTGCCAGTAAAGGCTCACTTTAATATTGTATCATGGACAGACAATAAAAGTCAATTAAAAGAAATTCGTAATAATATTTCCTCTTCTTTAGCCCAAATGGATGCTGTAGCAAAAGAAGAAACAATTATATCACCTCAGCTATTTTTTGCGGGAATACCTGGGGGAAGTGGTTATCTACCACTTCATGAAACCTTTGACAGTTTTGCCGAACAGGCTAGTTGCTTTTTTACCCAGGAAACTAGCTATAGATCTTCTTTATCTCCTGTTGGAATTAGGTTGGGTGACAGGTTATCTGGGATACCCATACATGTTGATATTTCTGACGAACCAATACTAAAGGGAATTTGCACCAACCGCAATAAATTCATTTTGGGGCCCTCCCTGTGCCGGGTCATTCAGTAA
- a CDS encoding RteC domain-containing protein, which produces MEAFVSELKSSLKNELQLIEQQTDILLDRYRLSAKAVSSIVLQLKDKITNYQFKNSKDEIFFFKKILPDFYSEVIYYSKSFQILTKLSICEREGQKILIREELSSITGYFKEHQELYLYYHLGDNHLDDKYFIRSNEPIQFSYTLFCILDSRFCTEYSCQISNFIAFERVKNDLEIKLALLENQPLSSTVATIPKQLKWKGPKVGLVEFGYASKDAGYLDESFQDIFASFEQLFQIRIENSSRTFQEIIARKKDDPIVMEVLAQKVKQRKEKMNENYTSKK; this is translated from the coding sequence ATGGAAGCATTTGTGAGTGAATTGAAATCTAGCTTAAAGAACGAATTACAACTAATTGAACAACAAACAGACATTTTATTAGACAGATACAGGTTATCTGCCAAGGCGGTATCATCCATTGTTTTACAATTGAAGGATAAAATTACAAACTATCAGTTTAAAAATTCAAAGGACGAAATATTTTTTTTCAAAAAAATATTGCCTGATTTTTATAGCGAGGTAATATATTATTCAAAATCTTTTCAGATACTGACAAAATTATCCATTTGTGAACGCGAAGGACAGAAAATACTTATTCGAGAAGAACTTAGTAGCATTACTGGTTATTTTAAAGAGCATCAAGAACTCTATCTTTATTATCATCTTGGCGATAATCATTTAGATGATAAATACTTTATCCGAAGTAATGAACCCATACAATTTTCCTATACCTTATTCTGTATCTTAGATTCTCGTTTTTGCACTGAGTACTCCTGCCAAATTTCGAATTTTATCGCATTTGAAAGGGTTAAAAATGATCTTGAAATTAAGCTGGCATTATTAGAAAATCAACCACTTAGCTCAACTGTGGCAACAATTCCGAAGCAGCTGAAGTGGAAAGGCCCCAAAGTAGGATTGGTAGAGTTTGGTTATGCTTCAAAAGATGCGGGCTATTTAGATGAATCTTTCCAGGATATTTTTGCTTCCTTCGAACAACTGTTCCAGATAAGAATTGAAAACTCATCCCGTACATTTCAAGAAATTATTGCCAGAAAAAAAGATGATCCAATAGTTATGGAAGTACTAGCCCAAAAGGTAAAACAAAGAAAGGAAAAGATGAACGAAAATTATACCTCCAAAAAATGA
- a CDS encoding RagB/SusD family nutrient uptake outer membrane protein: MKQDITSNHIKPNVILNLVQSLIQKTKSNYIQSDMQKKNGKIGLAILILFTTSCTKFVEIDPPATDLIKSTVFTDESTATAAIIDVYAQMINGISYSNGTITSSLSYRAGLSADELDLYSTNAEHIEFATNTILPTTSVINSSFWAAPYKHIFQANAILEGLPNSEKLTPALKSRLEGEAKFLRAYAYFHLVNMFGDVPLIKTTDYRINSNIPRTSKSEVYQQIITDLKDAQNLLDSNYRAPNNTITSERARVNKFAATALLARTYLYLKDWPNAETQASAIINYTALYELQPLKDVFIKNKKEAIWQLSRDNGNAPDAGAFIFTTVPNNGALKNSLVTSFEANDQRKVNWIGSRVSGVNTYYFPNKYKLTSLTPIDEYSMMLRLAEQYLIRAEARINQPGKIADGIADLNVLRSRASLPAPNNLPPLLTVLSKEQAIVALELERQHELFTELGHRWFDLKRWPSILTPGDNTLSRADDVLKPLKAGWTKEDKLYPIPQVQINNDPAMANQQNPGYN; encoded by the coding sequence ATGAAGCAAGATATTACTTCCAACCATATTAAGCCGAATGTAATTCTGAATTTAGTTCAGAGCCTCATTCAAAAAACAAAGTCGAATTATATACAGAGTGACATGCAGAAAAAAAATGGAAAAATTGGACTAGCTATCCTTATACTCTTTACAACCTCATGCACAAAATTTGTGGAGATTGATCCTCCTGCTACGGACTTAATTAAAAGTACAGTTTTCACAGATGAGTCCACTGCAACTGCTGCCATCATTGATGTTTACGCCCAAATGATAAATGGTATTTCATATTCAAACGGAACAATCACATCAAGTCTCAGCTATAGGGCAGGACTTTCTGCTGATGAATTAGATCTTTATTCTACTAATGCTGAACATATTGAATTTGCTACGAATACAATTTTGCCTACTACTTCAGTTATAAACAGTTCTTTTTGGGCTGCACCTTATAAACATATTTTCCAGGCAAACGCAATTTTGGAAGGGCTGCCTAACTCCGAAAAATTAACTCCGGCTTTGAAATCTCGCTTGGAAGGGGAGGCTAAATTTTTAAGAGCATATGCTTATTTTCACTTGGTTAATATGTTTGGTGATGTCCCTTTGATTAAGACAACCGACTATAGAATAAACTCAAATATCCCTAGAACCAGTAAAAGTGAAGTTTACCAACAGATAATTACGGATTTAAAAGATGCTCAAAATTTATTAGATTCTAATTACCGAGCACCTAATAATACGATAACTTCAGAACGTGCTCGTGTAAATAAATTTGCAGCAACAGCTTTGTTAGCTAGAACTTACCTATACCTTAAAGATTGGCCAAATGCTGAAACTCAGGCAAGTGCCATTATAAATTATACAGCTCTATATGAGTTGCAACCTTTAAAGGATGTTTTCATAAAAAATAAGAAAGAAGCCATTTGGCAGTTGAGCAGGGATAATGGCAATGCTCCTGATGCTGGTGCATTTATCTTTACAACTGTACCAAATAACGGAGCACTAAAAAATTCATTGGTTACATCTTTTGAAGCAAATGACCAAAGAAAGGTTAATTGGATAGGATCAAGAGTTTCTGGGGTGAACACTTATTATTTTCCCAATAAATATAAATTAACATCACTAACTCCTATTGATGAATACTCTATGATGCTGCGTTTGGCAGAGCAATACCTGATCCGCGCAGAAGCTAGAATCAACCAACCAGGTAAAATAGCAGATGGAATAGCAGATCTTAATGTATTAAGAAGCAGAGCAAGCTTACCAGCTCCCAATAACCTACCGCCTTTATTGACAGTACTATCCAAAGAGCAGGCAATAGTAGCATTGGAATTAGAGCGCCAACATGAATTATTTACCGAATTGGGGCACCGCTGGTTCGACCTTAAAAGGTGGCCGAGCATTCTTACTCCAGGTGATAATACCCTGAGTAGAGCTGACGATGTATTAAAACCTCTTAAAGCTGGATGGACCAAGGAGGATAAGTTGTATCCCATTCCCCAGGTTCAGATCAATAATGATCCTGCAATGGCCAACCAACAGAATCCTGGTTATAACTAA
- a CDS encoding response regulator transcription factor → MDTKARILLVEDDYNLGAITKKRLEEAGYEVVHCSDGEIAWKTFLKSLYDICLLDVVMPKKNGFELAKQIRQRNDLIPILFITSKSLDEDKISGFKHGADDYVTKPFSMQELLLRIEVFLKRTRPLNADKRTTFAVGKTTFDYGELKLTEKSGKLKASLTQKEADLLKFFCENANKTLKREEILYHVWGKDDYFIGRSMDVFITKIRKHFSDDKEVKLETLHGIGFKFYVSTL, encoded by the coding sequence ATGGATACAAAAGCACGAATCCTATTAGTAGAGGATGATTATAATCTGGGCGCCATTACAAAAAAACGCTTAGAAGAAGCGGGATATGAGGTGGTGCACTGTTCCGATGGCGAAATAGCTTGGAAAACTTTTCTAAAAAGCTTGTATGATATATGTCTCCTTGACGTGGTAATGCCTAAAAAAAATGGCTTTGAACTAGCAAAGCAGATCAGGCAACGCAATGATCTAATTCCAATACTCTTTATTACTTCAAAATCGTTAGACGAGGACAAGATAAGTGGGTTTAAACATGGTGCTGATGACTATGTTACCAAGCCTTTCAGCATGCAGGAATTACTACTCCGCATCGAAGTTTTCCTGAAACGTACCCGTCCTTTGAATGCAGATAAGCGGACTACGTTTGCCGTAGGTAAAACTACCTTTGATTATGGAGAACTTAAGCTGACAGAAAAAAGTGGCAAACTAAAAGCCTCCCTTACACAAAAGGAAGCAGATCTTTTGAAGTTCTTTTGCGAGAACGCCAATAAAACCCTTAAACGCGAGGAAATACTCTATCATGTATGGGGAAAAGACGATTATTTCATTGGTAGAAGTATGGATGTATTTATCACCAAGATAAGAAAACACTTCAGTGACGATAAAGAAGTAAAACTTGAAACACTCCACGGTATAGGCTTCAAATTTTATGTTTCAACTTTATAA
- a CDS encoding RES family NAD+ phosphorylase produces MLLYRLCTKEWQDDLIGDSGRQVDNYWTNAGIPCIYLHNSLSKCMIENRVFYRLGEISQNMVMVEYEVPENNLRVFREEQLPEDWRNDKDPSIARNFGTRQLVAGETFLLAFPSVTMRDDELIYIINPIHPLMKEVRIIRSFYPLRMEVRSRQYHV; encoded by the coding sequence ATGCTTTTATATAGACTTTGCACAAAAGAATGGCAGGATGATCTTATTGGTGATAGTGGGAGGCAGGTTGATAATTATTGGACTAACGCAGGAATTCCTTGTATATATCTACATAACTCTTTGTCAAAATGCATGATAGAAAACAGGGTATTTTATAGGCTTGGAGAAATTAGCCAAAATATGGTGATGGTAGAATATGAAGTGCCAGAAAATAATTTACGCGTATTTAGGGAAGAGCAGTTACCAGAAGATTGGCGGAATGACAAAGACCCATCTATTGCTAGGAATTTTGGAACTCGCCAGTTAGTTGCTGGAGAAACATTCCTACTTGCCTTTCCCTCTGTAACTATGAGGGATGATGAACTAATATACATAATTAACCCCATTCATCCACTAATGAAAGAGGTAAGGATTATTCGGTCATTTTATCCTCTAAGGATGGAGGTCCGTTCACGACAATATCATGTATAG